The DNA region ATCTACCCTACTATTACATATCTATAGTCGACGATACTGCAATGCAGTCGTACGCTACCgcctgccaccgccgcctccgcctaCTCATTGTCTGGTTGGCTATGTCCCACTCGGTACCCGGAACGTCACAGGTACCTAGTGAATGtgtggccgtcgacggtACACCGTGCTTGCGGGCGGCCGATTGTGTAATCAAGGCCCATCAGGGTGGTTGCTCCAACGGTGCTTGGTTCTGCCACTACTCTGAGTCTACTACACCCGGGTGCCGGCGAAGGCTACCCGCATGCCGGACGCCCCTTGATTGCCAAGGTTCGGACCCCTACATCGCCTGTGAAAACGGGAGGTGCGCCTACGACCCAGGGTGTGCGAGGTTTTGCAACACGGACGCGGAGTGCGAAAAGTCCGCCCCGTGCCTGAGATGTCTCGACAGCGCCGGGCGGCCCACTGGCGGCGGTTCGGGCAGCTGTAGGGTGTGATTGGACCGGGCTCATAAGTGTTGTGTGTGGAACGTCAATGGGGGTTGCACCAAGAGACGTGTATTGCGCTGAGGAGCCCTGTCTTGCAGGAGCTCCTCTGagtctatatatatatatatatatatatacagATGCTGAGGCTTTTATGGGTAGCTCGAAGGGAATGTGATCTTCCTTTGCTTGTGCCGCAGCCCTAATAAGCTGGACCCGTGATGTGGGCGCCGGACAGGGGACATTTGACCGAAACACAGCTGGGGTGACGTCCGTCACGTCCGTGGTAACACACGTGAGCGTCGGCGGATGCGTCCGCCTTTGATGAGTTGGTTGGTATGTAGTTATTCAGCCCGACACTTTCAGCTCATGCTATTATTAGGACATGAGGATGCTACAGCGTGACGACACAAAACGAGCGACAGCACAGCGTATATTTGCCTTTTAGTTTTTCTGTTTATGAAAGATTGAGGAAGCGTCCCATACAAACATAGACTCGGGtagcgggcgggcgcttcCGCGAAAAGCGTTTGGACTTGTGGGCGCATGCAAGAGCGCTGGTTCATTTAGGCTTTCTGAGATCTGCTGTTACTGCTCTGCCCGACTTGCGGGCGCCGGCACTAACAACGGACCAGAGGTTGTGGTGTCAATGACGTCCTCGATATCCCACACTAGGTACAATCCGTACGGGCTGCAGGTCGTGAGACACATCAAAGGTCGACTAAAGGTCGCTCGCGCACTGGCTAGGGACGCATTTCGCCTAGCTACGGCCTGACACACAAGCACAACAGCATCAACGTGATCCATTATCGAGCCCACCGTGCAACCGTTTGCCTTGGCCGATCGCTGACATGCATGACTTTTGCCATGTTGCCTTTGCACGTGTCGGGTGTCGATGCCCGCTGGCAGTTCTCCTTTAATTGAGTCTCAGCTTTCCCATGTTGATGGTGTTTGGAGGGTTGCCTGCTCAGACATTACCATCGACGGCTACTACGACTCTGGAAGCTCTAGCCTGAGCCGCTGCTGGCACGGTGACACCGACTTGACTATCCAGACACAGCATCGATCTTCCCGTGGTCGACCATGTCGACGGCACCCAAGCGGGATGACTCGCCTGGCGACGTTCCCTCTCCGCCTCACATGGAGGAATATGCCCAACCGAATGTCGATGCCGCAGACCTAGACGGGCTTTCGCTGTACGAGAAGAAATGCGTCCTCGTCAACCGAGAGATCGATGCCCAGGGCATGGGAAGATCCCAATGGTACATTTGGATCCTGTGCGGGTTCGGATACTTCCTCGACCTTCTCTGGGCGCAGGCGTTTGGCCTCGTCCTGAgcccgctgcagcaggagaTGGGTTTCGGTGATGGCCAGTCTGGCAACATTTCCACCAGCTTCAATGCCGGTCTTACCGCCGGTGCCTTTTTCTGGGGGTTCATGTCGGACATTGTTGGTATGTATATATATCTCACTCAAAATTCCCCGTTTCGCTGCTCTCATAGGGAAGCGTTTGGACTGACACGAGGGGATGCAATGCATGCAGGTCGTCGTTGGGCATTCAATCTGACCTGCCTGTTCTCCTGCGTCTTCGGTCTCTGTCTCGGCGCCTCCAACAATTACACGACGTTTCTCGTCATCACCGCCTTTGTCGGCTTTGGTGTCGGCGGGAACATTCCCGTCGACAGtgccatcgtcctcgagtTTGTTCCACACGTGCGTCGTCGCACTCCCCCTTCGAGTGTTTTTCCCTTGAGGCGAGCGCCCGGAGCTGATTTCCCAAGTTTAGAATCGCCGCTTCCTGCTAGCGTGTTTGTCCGTCTTCCagccgctcggcgtcgtcgtgtgCAGCGCCATTGCCTTTGGGTTCATTCCGACATACTCGTGCTCGCCCAACTTCTCCGAAAAGAACCCGCTCCCTTCCTGTCGCACCGCCGAGTCCCCCGGGACGCCGTGTTGCTCTCGATCGGACAACATGGGATGGCGATATCTACTCTACACGCTAGGAGGGCTGTCGCTCCTCGTATTCTTCCTGcgcttcttcgtcttcacGTTCAGAGAAACACCAAAGTACTCCATCTACAAGGGACACGATGCGAAGGCGATTGAGACAATGCAGCACATGGCCAAAGTCAACAAGAAACAATGCCGCTTGACGGTCGAGGACCTGGAGGCCCTGGCGAAGAACCACGAAGCCAACCACAGCGATACAAGctctgggctgctgctgtctggGTCGGATGGCGAGCGCTCGTCCAAACGCTCGGGcaagctgcgcaaggagcTCGACAGATACAAGATGTTGTTTGACGGGTTCCAGATGACGCGCCTGACCATCTTGACGTGGCTCACGTACATCCTCGACTTTTGGGGATTCACGGTCGCAGGTATGTCCAGTGCCAACCGACGTAGCCCCCTTTCAATGATCGTTTCGCCTCGGCTCGCTAACTAACACGCCCGGTTCGTCACACAGGCTTCTACCTCCCTCGGATTCTAGCCCTCAAGAACGGGGCCGCTTCAGCCAGCCTCAAGTTCACGTACGCGGCGTACATATACACCTACGCACcgggcatcctcggcgtcctgctGGGCGCCTACGTCTGCCGCATCCCCGCCATCGGGCGCAAGTGGACCATGGTCATCTCATCGGGTCTCATGGGCGCGTCCATCTTCTTGCTCTCGACCGTCGACACCGTGGCCAAGAACGAGGGGCTCTTCACCTTGGAGTACTTCTTCCAGTCCATGTTCAACGCCGTGCTGTACGGGTGGACGCCCGAGGCATTCCCCGCGCCGGTCCGGGGGACGGCCTGCGGGGTGGCCAGCTTCTGGGGCCGGCTCTTTGGTATCGTGAGCCCGCTCATCGCGCAGCATCTCTACGGTCAGACGGACGGGTctggtggcgacggcaacaTCAACAGCGTGTTGTacctggcgggcggcgcgacgctgGGATGTGTGCTCACCACGGCACTGCTTCCGAGCCATCTGATGGAGACGCAGGATGAACGCTCGTAGGCGGGCGAGCAAGGTTGGGCCGGCGGATGGCCCGTGTTCCTTCGCATGGCGGCTGCTCTGGCCGAAGCGCCGCGGCCTTGGTGCTTCGGCTGACATCAAATGGAAAACAATGGATTCAATGTGGGCAAATAAAGGTTCCTCTTTATTATTACAGTATCGTGCGCGGGGGCACCATCTCGGTATCTCCTCAACAAGACCGGTGGTGCAGGCCGCATAACAAGGCGACAGCCAATTCCTTTCCCCATCCATCTGGGCGTGCCGCGCGACGCaggtggaggagctcgaACGCCATGCCCCAACCAGCCGTCAAGCGGAGCATTTGATTTCCTCAAGGCAATCCCATAGAGGACTGTCCTCATCGAGCGAAACGTCGCAACAGCCACTCTCAGCATGCTGAAGCAGCGCGCTCGCAAAGCGGCAAGGCTTCGCGCAGTCCGGACACTGGAAatccgcgtcgtcgtcataGGCACGGTAGTAGGATCTTGTGTACGCCGCAGATTGGTATCCGCGCAACGCGGCACTCGTCACGGAGCCTTGCGTCGCTCCGGAAGGACATGTTCCCGTCTCCAGATGTAGAACCATGGCAGAGTTTGTAACAAATGTACGGTAGCAGCGGAAGCACTCGACATTGTCATCCCAATGCACGACGCGGTGCTATAGCGCGCGATAAAAAGTCAGCCCCGAGTTCTACGAACGAGATGAAGGAATGCGGCGGAGACGAACGCTACGCAGATTCGACGGCGTATCGAAGCGGCGATGGCAGATGGCACACTCGTTGTGGGCGACAGACTCGTGTGTGTGCAGCCCCTCGGCAGTGGGGAAGTCGGGTTCATCGTCGCACGTGTAGCAGACGTGGTGATGCATCGAATCGCGCACATGTTGCCGCCGTGCGCCAAAGGACGTGAAGTGCCGAAGACAGCGGTGGCAGTCGAACATgtgcgccgtcgacgccctcgtgTGCTGGTAGTAGGCGGACTCGGTCCGGAAGTACCTGTCGCACACGGAACAAAACGCCATCGTGCCCCCTCCGAtgcgccctcggccagcgctTGCTTGTTGAAGAATTGATGGGAGCACGATGACGGC from Purpureocillium takamizusanense chromosome 3, complete sequence includes:
- a CDS encoding uncharacterized protein (COG:S~TransMembrane:12 (i60-81o101-120i127-146o152-177i184-208o247-269i361-382o402-423i435-454o460-478i490-509o529-548i)~EggNog:ENOG503NUH8) encodes the protein MSTAPKRDDSPGDVPSPPHMEEYAQPNVDAADLDGLSLYEKKCVLVNREIDAQGMGRSQWYIWILCGFGYFLDLLWAQAFGLVLSPLQQEMGFGDGQSGNISTSFNAGLTAGAFFWGFMSDIVGRRWAFNLTCLFSCVFGLCLGASNNYTTFLVITAFVGFGVGGNIPVDSAIVLEFVPHNRRFLLACLSVFQPLGVVVCSAIAFGFIPTYSCSPNFSEKNPLPSCRTAESPGTPCCSRSDNMGWRYLLYTLGGLSLLVFFLRFFVFTFRETPKYSIYKGHDAKAIETMQHMAKVNKKQCRLTVEDLEALAKNHEANHSDTSSGLLLSGSDGERSSKRSGKLRKELDRYKMLFDGFQMTRLTILTWLTYILDFWGFTVAGFYLPRILALKNGAASASLKFTYAAYIYTYAPGILGVLLGAYVCRIPAIGRKWTMVISSGLMGASIFLLSTVDTVAKNEGLFTLEYFFQSMFNAVLYGWTPEAFPAPVRGTACGVASFWGRLFGIVSPLIAQHLYGQTDGSGGDGNINSVLYLAGGATLGCVLTTALLPSHLMETQDERS
- a CDS encoding uncharacterized protein (COG:S~EggNog:ENOG503P546) — translated: MAFCSVCDRYFRTESAYYQHTRASTAHMFDCHRCLRHFTSFGARRQHVRDSMHHHVCYTCDDEPDFPTAEGLHTHESVAHNECAICHRRFDTPSNLRSHRVVHWDDNVECFRCYRTFVTNSAMVLHLETGTCPSGATQGSVTSAALRGYQSAAYTRSYYRAYDDDADFQCPDCAKPCRFASALLQHAESGCCDVSLDEDSPLWDCLEEIKCSA